The Nitrosospira lacus genome window below encodes:
- a CDS encoding M16 family metallopeptidase, with protein MVALLVLLLVSSGASATTHEFTLANGLKLIVKEDHRSPVVISQIWYKAGSIDELNGTTGVAHVLEHMMFKGTHKVPGGEFSRRIAAAGGRENAFTSRDYTAYFQQLQKSRLPLAMELESDRMRNLVLTEGEFTKEIKVVMEERRLRTDDQPRALVHEKMTAMSFQSHPNRHPVIGWMNDLENMNVQDAKEWYDRWYAPNNAVLVVVGDVNPKDVFVLAQKYYGPIQSRLLLPLDKRKPQVEPAQIGIKRLTVKAPARLPYLAMGYHAPVIRNPGTDWEPYALEMLAGVLDGNESARLNKALVREQRIASSAGAGYDSTARGPGMFYLDGTPSEGRTAADLEAALRAEVEKLVREGVTEEELARVKAQVVAGHVFQLDSMFYQAMQIGQLESIGMSHRDVDTMLKKLQAVTAEQVREVAKKYLKDDGLTVAVLDPQPLEQKTPFAAPGGLRH; from the coding sequence ATGGTGGCGCTACTGGTGCTACTCCTGGTTTCTTCGGGAGCGTCCGCCACTACGCATGAGTTCACCCTCGCCAACGGGCTCAAGTTGATCGTCAAAGAAGACCATCGCTCTCCCGTGGTCATTTCACAGATCTGGTACAAGGCGGGCAGCATAGATGAGTTGAATGGAACTACAGGGGTGGCCCATGTATTGGAACATATGATGTTCAAGGGGACCCATAAAGTTCCCGGCGGTGAATTTTCCCGGCGTATCGCAGCGGCGGGCGGTCGCGAAAATGCATTCACCAGCCGCGACTACACTGCTTATTTCCAGCAATTGCAAAAATCCAGGCTACCGCTCGCCATGGAACTGGAGTCCGATCGGATGCGAAATCTGGTGCTGACCGAAGGCGAATTTACCAAAGAAATCAAGGTGGTGATGGAGGAGCGGCGCCTGCGTACCGATGACCAGCCGCGTGCGCTGGTGCACGAAAAAATGACTGCCATGTCTTTTCAGTCGCATCCAAATCGGCATCCCGTCATAGGCTGGATGAACGATCTGGAAAACATGAATGTCCAGGACGCCAAGGAATGGTATGACCGCTGGTACGCACCCAATAATGCCGTGCTGGTGGTGGTGGGTGACGTAAACCCCAAAGATGTGTTCGTTCTGGCGCAAAAATACTATGGTCCCATACAGTCCCGCCTGCTGTTGCCCTTGGACAAACGCAAGCCGCAGGTTGAACCGGCGCAGATCGGCATCAAGCGGCTTACGGTAAAAGCGCCGGCGCGGCTGCCCTATCTCGCGATGGGGTATCATGCGCCGGTAATTCGCAATCCCGGCACGGATTGGGAACCGTATGCGCTGGAAATGCTTGCCGGGGTGCTGGATGGCAACGAATCCGCGCGCCTCAATAAGGCGCTGGTGCGCGAGCAGCGCATCGCCAGCTCGGCAGGCGCAGGTTACGACTCCACCGCGCGCGGCCCGGGCATGTTTTATCTCGATGGCACGCCTAGCGAAGGAAGAACGGCGGCTGATCTGGAAGCTGCGCTACGTGCCGAAGTGGAAAAACTCGTGCGCGAGGGGGTAACCGAAGAAGAGCTTGCGCGAGTCAAGGCCCAAGTCGTGGCTGGTCATGTCTTTCAGCTTGACTCGATGTTTTATCAAGCGATGCAGATCGGCCAGCTGGAAAGTATCGGAATGTCCCACCGTGATGTGGATACGATGTTGAAGAAACTGCAAGCTGTTACCGCCGAACAGGTGCGCGAGGTGGCAAAAAAATATTTGAAGGATGACGGTCTGACAGTTGCCGTACTCGACCCTCAGCCACTGGAACAGAAGACCCCTTTTGCCGCGCCTGGCGGGTTGCGTCACTGA
- a CDS encoding M16 family metallopeptidase, translating to MQVARCVFILFLGACSQWASATLPIQHWRAVSGAQVYFVESRDLPILDVSVDFSAGSSTDTPDKSGRAGLALYLLSLGAGGLSEDQIAKAIADVGAQLGAHFDQDRAGVTLRTLSSARERKQALDILGRVIQHPEFVVTVLEREQARIIAGLKEADTKPDIIADRALMKMLYGNHPYGLRGSGEIETVGALRRADLMDFYRSRYSAPGAVVSIMGDVSRAEAAAIAESLTNELPQGKPADGVPMVTDPVPETKRIAHPATQSHILLAYPGLRRDDPDYFPLLVGNYVLGGGGFTSRLMEEIRQKRGLAYSVHSHFSPLRENGPFEISLQTRKEQSEEALILTRKVLADFVSGGPTAKELAEAKQNIIGSFPLRLDSNRKILGYLAVIGFYNLPLTYLDDYLKAVGNVTVAQVKEAFQRRIKPEGMVSVVVGALEKK from the coding sequence ATGCAAGTAGCACGTTGCGTATTTATTCTGTTTTTGGGCGCCTGCTCCCAATGGGCATCGGCCACGCTACCGATTCAGCACTGGCGGGCAGTTTCCGGCGCACAGGTATATTTTGTGGAAAGCCGCGATTTGCCGATACTCGATGTCAGTGTGGATTTCAGCGCGGGTAGCAGCACCGACACGCCGGATAAATCCGGACGCGCCGGACTCGCACTGTATCTGCTGAGTCTTGGCGCGGGCGGGTTGTCCGAAGATCAGATTGCCAAAGCGATAGCGGACGTCGGCGCCCAGCTGGGCGCTCATTTCGATCAGGACCGCGCGGGCGTTACGCTGCGCACGTTGAGCAGCGCGCGGGAACGAAAGCAAGCGCTTGATATACTCGGCCGTGTCATACAACACCCCGAATTTGTTGTAACCGTACTGGAGCGAGAGCAGGCACGGATAATCGCCGGGCTGAAGGAAGCCGACACCAAGCCAGACATCATCGCTGACCGCGCGCTGATGAAGATGCTCTACGGCAATCATCCTTACGGATTGCGAGGCTCGGGCGAGATTGAGACAGTGGGCGCACTGCGACGCGCCGATCTGATGGATTTTTACCGGTCTCGTTATTCGGCGCCGGGTGCTGTCGTATCCATCATGGGTGACGTGAGCCGTGCGGAAGCGGCCGCTATCGCTGAATCGCTCACGAACGAACTGCCGCAAGGCAAGCCTGCGGATGGGGTGCCGATGGTGACAGATCCGGTTCCTGAGACCAAAAGAATTGCGCATCCTGCAACACAAAGTCATATTCTGCTTGCTTATCCGGGACTGCGCCGTGACGATCCTGATTATTTTCCGCTCCTCGTCGGCAATTATGTGCTGGGGGGGGGCGGATTTACTTCGCGTCTGATGGAAGAGATCCGGCAGAAGCGTGGACTGGCCTACAGCGTTCATAGCCATTTTTCACCACTCCGTGAGAACGGGCCCTTCGAAATCAGCTTACAAACCAGAAAGGAGCAGTCAGAAGAGGCATTGATACTGACGCGAAAAGTTCTGGCGGACTTTGTGTCGGGTGGTCCCACAGCAAAAGAGCTCGCAGAAGCCAAGCAGAATATTATCGGCAGTTTTCCATTGCGCCTAGACAGCAACAGGAAAATTCTCGGATATCTCGCCGTGATCGGTTTTTACAATCTGCCTCTTACCTATCTGGATGACTACCTGAAGGCGGTGGGGAATGTGACAGTCGCCCAGGTCAAGGAAGCATTTCAGCGCCGTATCAAACCCGAAGGGATGGTGAGCGTTGTGGTGGGGGCACTGGAAAAGAAATAG
- the rsmD gene encoding 16S rRNA (guanine(966)-N(2))-methyltransferase RsmD: MRNKVRIIGGEWRSRIITFPGGADLRPTPDRIRETVFNWLGQDLSGKACLDLFAGSGAMGFEAASRGAAQVLMVELDPEVLKVLKANSQKLGAMQIQLMSMDALKFMESDRRRFDVIFLDPPYRLGLLPKLLPLLPSHLTEDGLVYVEDDKFLGSGVDWLVWRKGQAGKVYYQLLKSAKNG; encoded by the coding sequence ATGAGAAACAAAGTCCGCATCATAGGCGGGGAATGGCGCAGCCGTATTATTACTTTTCCTGGTGGCGCGGATTTGCGCCCCACCCCCGATCGCATACGCGAGACGGTGTTCAACTGGCTGGGACAGGATCTGAGCGGCAAGGCCTGTCTTGACCTGTTTGCGGGCAGCGGAGCCATGGGCTTTGAAGCTGCATCCCGGGGAGCGGCGCAGGTACTCATGGTGGAACTCGACCCTGAAGTATTGAAGGTGCTGAAAGCCAACTCGCAAAAACTGGGAGCCATGCAAATCCAATTGATGTCAATGGATGCGTTAAAATTCATGGAATCCGATCGACGGCGGTTTGATGTGATTTTTCTTGATCCCCCTTATCGGCTGGGCCTGCTGCCCAAACTGCTGCCTCTGCTTCCCTCACACCTTACGGAAGATGGACTGGTTTATGTAGAAGACGATAAGTTTTTGGGGTCAGGGGTGGACTGGTTGGTTTGGCGCAAGGGACAAGCAGGTAAAGTATATTATCAACTATTGAAATCCGCAAAAAATGGATAA
- the coaD gene encoding pantetheine-phosphate adenylyltransferase, whose amino-acid sequence MDKAIYPGTFDPITRGHEDLVRRASGLFDRVVVAVATSSGKKPFFTQDERVRMGSQVLADCPNVEVMAFSGLLMEFSQQQNARVILRGLRAVSDFEYEFQMAGMNRSINPGIETVFMTPSEQYMFISATIVREIALLGGNVDKFVHPLVAAQLRMKIEL is encoded by the coding sequence ATGGATAAAGCGATATACCCTGGCACATTCGATCCTATCACGCGCGGGCACGAGGATTTGGTCCGGCGCGCATCGGGGTTATTCGACCGGGTGGTGGTTGCGGTGGCTACAAGCAGTGGCAAGAAGCCGTTTTTTACCCAGGATGAGCGAGTGCGGATGGGAAGTCAGGTGCTGGCCGATTGCCCCAATGTCGAGGTAATGGCTTTTTCCGGTCTTTTGATGGAATTTTCGCAACAACAGAACGCGAGGGTCATTTTGCGTGGTTTGCGCGCAGTATCCGATTTTGAATACGAATTTCAGATGGCCGGGATGAACCGTAGCATAAATCCCGGGATTGAAACCGTATTCATGACTCCATCGGAACAATACATGTTTATTTCCGCAACGATCGTGCGGGAAATTGCGCTACTGGGCGGGAACGTGGACAAATTTGTGCACCCGCTGGTCGCCGCGCAGCTACGGATGAAAATTGAACTGTAA
- a CDS encoding YfhL family 4Fe-4S dicluster ferredoxin: MALMITDECINCDVCEPECPNDAISQGEEIYVIAADLCTECIGHHEVSQCVEVCPVDCIILNPDIVETEAQLHEKYLALGNV; the protein is encoded by the coding sequence ATGGCCTTAATGATCACTGATGAATGCATCAACTGCGATGTATGCGAACCGGAGTGTCCCAACGACGCCATTTCTCAGGGCGAGGAAATCTATGTAATAGCCGCCGACCTTTGCACCGAATGCATAGGGCATCATGAAGTTTCACAATGTGTGGAAGTATGTCCGGTGGACTGCATCATCCTTAATCCGGATATTGTTGAGACCGAAGCGCAACTACACGAAAAGTATCTTGCCTTGGGCAACGTCTGA
- a CDS encoding YggS family pyridoxal phosphate-dependent enzyme yields the protein MEPNTTTIASGLQKVKARISEIADKAGRQPEAITLLAASKTNPVECLREAFVAGQTIFGENYLQEALGKIPALADLPIEWHFIGPIQSNKTKRIAENFAWVHSIDRKKIAGRLSKDRPESLPPLQVCVQVNVSGEDSKSGVAPDEAADLAAYIVELPRLKLRGVMAIPELTQATALQRSQFRMLKETYDRLKQAGYDLDTISMGMSEDLDIAIEEGATMVRIGTAIFGPRRYAIPEELAIRQGKPE from the coding sequence ATGGAACCCAATACCACAACTATTGCCTCGGGCTTGCAGAAGGTAAAAGCCCGCATAAGCGAGATCGCGGACAAAGCGGGCCGGCAACCCGAAGCCATTACGCTTTTAGCTGCAAGCAAAACCAATCCTGTCGAGTGCCTGCGTGAAGCCTTTGTCGCCGGACAGACGATTTTCGGAGAAAATTATCTTCAGGAGGCGCTGGGGAAGATTCCGGCGCTCGCAGATCTGCCCATCGAGTGGCATTTTATCGGCCCCATACAGAGCAATAAAACAAAACGCATCGCAGAAAATTTTGCCTGGGTACATAGCATAGACCGGAAAAAAATTGCCGGCCGTTTATCGAAGGATAGACCCGAATCATTGCCTCCCCTTCAGGTATGCGTGCAGGTAAACGTGAGCGGAGAGGACAGCAAGAGCGGTGTGGCGCCCGATGAGGCCGCCGATCTGGCGGCGTATATCGTGGAGCTGCCCCGCCTGAAGCTACGGGGAGTCATGGCCATTCCCGAGCTTACCCAAGCCACCGCTCTGCAGCGCAGCCAGTTCCGCATGCTGAAAGAAACGTATGATCGGCTTAAGCAGGCCGGCTATGATCTTGACACCATCTCGATGGGTATGTCGGAAGACCTGGATATTGCCATCGAAGAAGGCGCAACCATGGTCCGCATCGGTACGGCAATCTTTGGACCACGACGCTATGCTATCCCCGAGGAGCTTGCTATCCGGCAAGGGAAGCCGGAGTGA
- the dnaE gene encoding DNA polymerase III subunit alpha yields MSTSPTFVHLRMHSEYSIVDGIVRIDDAVAKAASDGMPALSLTDLSNLFGMVKFYQEARAKGIKPIIGCDVWISNEDDRNKPARILLLCQSNSGYLLLCQLLSRAYRENQRQGRAEIRKSWLAESQTGTAGLIALSGADLGDIGLMLMQNNLIQAEMLARGWADLFPNRFYIEVQRVGHPNTETLVQNSLALASALHLPVVATQSVQFLNPDDYKAHEARVCIAEGYVLGDRRRPKHCTEEQYFKTQAEMAALFADIPAALANTVELAKRCNLALELGVNRLPLFPTPNNQSLELYLRAQAETGLEERMQALYPDRTERNAQMPKYRARLDFEASTIVQMGFAGYFLIVADFINWAKHNGVPVGPGRGSGAGSLVAYSLGITDLDPLRYDLLFERFLNPERVSMPDFDIDFCQDGREHVIDYVKQKYGAESVSQIATFGTMAAKAVVRDVGRVLDLPYNFVDQLAKLVPFDLGMTLKKARAEEPQLNQRAQAEEEVRNLLELAERLEGLTRNVGMHAGGVLIASGKITDFCPVYCTDSGNSVISQLDKDDVEKIGLVKFDFLGLRTLTILDWTVRYIRQGNAPPGVQGSGRTVPSADGNIAETGIGSMQSFSLENLPLDDPATYALLRQGNAVGVFQFESRGMKDLLQKAKPDCFEDIIALVALYRPGPMALIPEFTERKHGKRVEYLDPRLQPILEPTYGVMIYQEQVMQIAQVIGGYSLGSADLLRRAMGKKKVEEMAMQRDIFVAGATRNGLTERDATELFSLMEKFAGYGFNKSHAAAYALIAFQTAYLKAHYPAEFLAATLSADMDDTDKVHAFFEDGIANGLTILPPDINLSGHRFIPVEEKTIRYGLGAVKGTGESAIAAIIKARDQGGTYTDLFDFCQRVDKRIVNRRVVESLIRAGAFDSVNSHRAGLLASVGIALESAEQAGRAVNQVSLFGEGDDSMEQQSLINVPQWVEKDKLKNEKMALGFYLSGHPFNACAEELKDFVRTRLNRLNPQREPQLLAGIVYAVRTQMTRRGKMGVIVLDDASARVEIVVYNELFESARSWLKEDQLLLVEARVNSKRGDDGNGDELRISADQLYNLDSARSRYAKCMKLHCNGLSNAAKLKELLAPYRINANTVNAGNSQHGDGYCPVSVIYRNKDAVCELKLGDAWRVSLQDNLLQSLSAHFKAENVKVIY; encoded by the coding sequence ATGTCTACATCCCCCACCTTTGTCCACCTGCGCATGCACAGCGAGTATTCCATCGTGGATGGCATTGTGCGTATCGACGACGCGGTGGCAAAAGCGGCGTCCGACGGTATGCCGGCATTGTCGCTTACGGATCTTTCCAACTTGTTCGGCATGGTGAAGTTTTATCAGGAGGCGCGAGCCAAAGGCATAAAACCGATCATCGGCTGCGATGTCTGGATAAGCAACGAAGATGACCGGAACAAACCCGCGCGTATTTTATTGTTGTGCCAGTCCAACTCGGGCTATCTCTTATTGTGCCAGCTGCTGTCCCGCGCCTATCGCGAAAACCAGCGCCAGGGACGGGCAGAAATCAGAAAATCCTGGCTTGCCGAGAGCCAAACGGGGACGGCGGGACTGATTGCCCTGTCCGGGGCAGACCTTGGCGATATTGGCCTGATGTTGATGCAGAATAATTTGATTCAGGCGGAAATGCTCGCGCGAGGGTGGGCGGATTTGTTCCCAAACCGTTTTTACATCGAGGTACAGCGGGTAGGGCACCCCAATACCGAGACGCTCGTGCAGAACTCACTGGCGCTGGCATCCGCATTGCATCTGCCGGTAGTGGCAACCCAATCGGTACAGTTTCTAAATCCCGACGATTACAAGGCGCATGAAGCGAGGGTGTGCATCGCCGAAGGTTACGTGCTGGGTGACCGCCGCCGCCCAAAGCATTGCACTGAAGAGCAGTATTTCAAGACCCAGGCGGAAATGGCGGCATTGTTCGCTGACATACCGGCGGCACTCGCCAACACCGTGGAACTCGCCAAGCGCTGTAATCTCGCCCTGGAGTTGGGAGTCAATCGCCTCCCATTATTTCCGACGCCCAACAACCAGAGCCTGGAGCTGTATTTGCGCGCCCAAGCGGAAACCGGCCTCGAAGAGCGCATGCAAGCTCTTTATCCCGATAGAACTGAGCGCAATGCGCAAATGCCCAAATATCGCGCGCGGCTGGATTTCGAGGCATCCACCATCGTGCAGATGGGGTTCGCGGGCTACTTCCTGATCGTTGCCGATTTCATCAACTGGGCCAAGCACAATGGTGTGCCTGTCGGCCCTGGCCGAGGCTCCGGTGCGGGTTCGCTGGTCGCTTATTCCCTTGGCATTACCGACCTCGATCCGCTTCGTTACGATTTACTGTTTGAACGCTTCCTTAATCCGGAACGTGTTTCCATGCCTGATTTTGACATCGATTTCTGTCAGGATGGGCGCGAACATGTCATAGATTATGTCAAACAGAAGTATGGCGCCGAGAGTGTTTCGCAGATTGCCACATTTGGCACCATGGCGGCAAAAGCGGTAGTGCGCGATGTCGGGCGGGTGCTGGATCTGCCTTATAACTTCGTCGATCAGTTGGCGAAGCTGGTACCGTTTGATCTTGGCATGACGTTGAAAAAGGCGCGTGCGGAAGAGCCACAACTGAACCAACGCGCGCAGGCAGAAGAAGAGGTGCGTAATCTGCTGGAACTGGCCGAACGCCTCGAAGGGCTTACACGCAATGTAGGCATGCATGCCGGGGGCGTCCTGATCGCATCGGGAAAGATTACTGATTTTTGCCCCGTTTACTGCACAGACTCGGGTAATTCGGTAATAAGCCAGCTGGACAAAGATGATGTTGAGAAAATCGGCCTGGTGAAGTTCGACTTCCTCGGGTTGCGGACGTTGACTATCCTCGACTGGACCGTCAGATACATCAGGCAGGGAAATGCGCCCCCCGGCGTACAGGGGTCCGGGCGCACCGTACCGAGTGCCGATGGGAACATTGCTGAAACCGGAATTGGAAGCATGCAATCCTTTTCCCTGGAGAACCTCCCTCTGGATGATCCGGCCACCTACGCGCTGTTGCGGCAGGGAAACGCCGTAGGGGTATTCCAGTTCGAATCGCGCGGCATGAAAGATCTGTTGCAGAAAGCAAAGCCCGACTGTTTTGAGGACATCATCGCGCTGGTGGCGCTGTACCGTCCGGGACCGATGGCCCTGATTCCCGAATTTACCGAGCGCAAGCATGGCAAGCGCGTGGAGTATCTCGATCCGCGTTTGCAACCCATACTTGAGCCCACATATGGCGTGATGATTTACCAGGAACAGGTCATGCAAATCGCGCAGGTGATAGGCGGCTACAGTCTAGGGAGTGCCGATCTGCTGCGGCGGGCAATGGGTAAGAAAAAAGTCGAAGAAATGGCCATGCAGCGCGATATTTTCGTTGCCGGCGCCACCAGGAATGGTTTGACAGAGCGCGATGCGACCGAACTGTTCAGCCTGATGGAAAAATTTGCGGGCTATGGTTTCAACAAGTCGCATGCGGCGGCTTATGCCTTGATTGCATTTCAGACCGCCTACCTCAAGGCACATTATCCCGCTGAATTCCTGGCCGCCACACTGTCCGCCGATATGGACGATACGGACAAGGTGCATGCTTTTTTTGAGGATGGCATTGCCAATGGGCTCACCATCCTGCCCCCCGACATCAATCTTTCCGGTCACCGTTTCATTCCTGTGGAGGAAAAAACCATACGATATGGTCTGGGAGCGGTAAAAGGGACGGGCGAATCGGCAATCGCTGCAATTATCAAGGCGCGCGATCAGGGTGGGACCTACACTGATTTGTTCGATTTTTGCCAGCGGGTGGACAAGCGCATTGTCAACCGCCGCGTGGTGGAATCACTCATCCGCGCTGGCGCATTTGATTCTGTCAATAGCCATCGGGCGGGCTTGCTGGCATCGGTCGGCATTGCCCTCGAATCGGCCGAACAGGCCGGCCGTGCGGTCAACCAGGTGAGTTTATTTGGTGAGGGTGACGATTCGATGGAACAGCAGAGTTTGATCAATGTGCCGCAGTGGGTGGAGAAGGATAAGCTGAAGAATGAAAAAATGGCGCTGGGATTCTATTTGAGCGGCCACCCATTCAATGCCTGTGCGGAAGAACTGAAAGACTTTGTACGCACGCGGCTGAATCGGTTGAATCCCCAGCGAGAACCGCAACTTCTGGCAGGAATCGTCTATGCCGTACGCACTCAAATGACCCGGCGTGGCAAGATGGGGGTGATCGTATTGGATGACGCCAGTGCGCGGGTGGAGATAGTTGTGTACAACGAGTTATTCGAGTCTGCCCGTAGTTGGCTGAAAGAAGATCAACTGCTTTTGGTAGAAGCCAGGGTGAACAGTAAAAGGGGTGACGACGGGAATGGCGATGAACTGCGTATTTCCGCCGATCAGCTCTATAATCTGGACAGTGCCCGCTCGCGCTACGCAAAATGCATGAAGCTCCACTGCAATGGCCTGTCGAACGCGGCCAAGCTAAAGGAATTACTTGCACCCTATCGTATCAACGCTAATACCGTCAACGCCGGCAATAGTCAACATGGCGATGGGTACTGTCCGGTATCGGTGATTTATCGCAATAAGGATGCGGTTTGCGAACTGAAACTGGGAGATGCCTGGCGCGTAAGCCTGCAGGACAATTTGCTGCAATCCTTGTCAGCGCATTTCAAGGCGGAAAATGTCAAGGTGATTTACTGA
- a CDS encoding YheT family hydrolase, producing the protein MKISTLPLRTTPYMAPIWLRGGHAQTIYPYLLARPLIAYRRERWELDDGDFIDIDWLDNPADAPLVILFHGLEGDSCSHYVLSMMAMLRDLGWRGGVVHFRGCSGSPNRLPRAYHAGDSTEIDWILRRISGQNKLSGSAPLYVAGVSLGGNAFLKWLGEQGRQACQLIDGAAAVSVPLDLAAAGSALASGFNLLYTRHFLDTLKRKALEKLDRFPDLFDAAAVAACTTLHQFDNLVTAPLHGFQDAEDYWHQSSSKPWLKHVQVPTLVINAFNDPFMPASALPESNEVSSAVTLEFPEEGGHAGFLNSPFPGRLTWLPERIISFFAEQESEIYRNSQMNLTELGAPSPG; encoded by the coding sequence GTGAAAATTTCCACCCTTCCGTTGCGCACCACACCCTACATGGCCCCTATCTGGCTGCGGGGGGGGCATGCGCAAACCATTTATCCCTACCTGTTGGCACGCCCCTTGATTGCTTACCGGCGTGAACGCTGGGAACTGGATGATGGCGACTTCATCGATATCGATTGGCTGGATAATCCTGCCGATGCGCCGCTGGTAATACTGTTTCACGGGCTTGAAGGAGATTCATGCAGTCATTACGTTCTGAGCATGATGGCCATGCTGCGGGATCTGGGATGGCGCGGCGGGGTGGTACATTTTCGCGGCTGTTCGGGATCCCCCAATCGCTTGCCGCGCGCTTATCACGCCGGCGATTCCACAGAAATCGATTGGATACTACGCAGGATAAGCGGACAAAACAAGCTGTCGGGCTCCGCGCCGCTTTATGTAGCGGGGGTATCACTGGGTGGCAACGCTTTTCTGAAATGGCTGGGTGAGCAAGGTCGGCAAGCCTGTCAGTTGATCGATGGTGCCGCGGCGGTTTCCGTGCCGCTGGATCTGGCCGCCGCGGGCAGCGCTTTGGCATCAGGTTTCAACCTGCTCTATACCCGCCACTTTCTCGATACGCTGAAACGCAAGGCGCTGGAGAAGCTTGATCGCTTTCCTGATTTATTTGACGCTGCCGCAGTGGCCGCATGCACTACATTGCATCAATTCGATAATCTCGTGACCGCACCGCTGCATGGCTTTCAAGATGCCGAAGACTACTGGCATCAATCCAGCAGCAAGCCGTGGCTCAAGCATGTCCAAGTGCCCACCCTTGTCATCAATGCCTTTAACGATCCTTTCATGCCGGCCTCCGCATTGCCTGAATCGAATGAGGTCTCATCCGCGGTCACGCTGGAATTTCCCGAAGAGGGGGGGCACGCCGGATTTCTGAATTCGCCTTTTCCGGGCAGATTGACATGGCTCCCCGAGAGAATTATCAGTTTCTTCGCGGAGCAAGAATCCGAGATTTACCGCAATTCCCAGATGAATTTAACTGAGCTGGGAGCCCCGTCGCCCGGATGA